One window of Papaver somniferum cultivar HN1 chromosome 9, ASM357369v1, whole genome shotgun sequence genomic DNA carries:
- the LOC113309928 gene encoding uncharacterized protein LOC113309928 codes for MRALINNSRRGGREQLAEAIEETDKLPFTYETMHANIPEKCVLPTLASIFSGSESAVQHLKQYTLSLMQWGRNDAVLCRYFPASLAREALAWFDGLPERSISSFKDLQKIFLTTYISNNLLGPWIDTLFNLRRRPTESLRGLVTRRRTVCSKLAGRVDERNFILAFVNALIPTNLLYTQIFIIQNSITMNKLREYQEEYVALEEKHRQVSEVTLAPEKKGILGCYQERCTQQRMNPYKGKEILQFQSQQSS; via the coding sequence ATGAGGGCTTTAATAAATAATTCACGAAGAGGTGGAAGAGAACAATTAGCGGAAGCGATAGAGGAAACAGATAAATTGCCATTCACCTATGAGACCATGCATGCGAACATCCCGGAGAAATGCGTGTTACCAACGCTTGCAAGCATATTCAGTGGATCGGAAAGTGCAGTGCAACACTTGAAGCAATATACCCTATCACTGATGCAATGGGGACGAAATGATGCAGTACTTTGCCGATATTTCCCTGCGAGCTTAGCAAGGGAAGCATTAGCCTGGTTTGATGGACTCCCGGAAAGGTCGATATCATCTTTCAAAGATTTGCAGAAGATATTCTTAACGACATATATAAGCAACAACTTGTTGGGGCCATGGATAGATACACTGTTCAACCTGAGGAGAAGGCCAACTGAAAGTTTGCGGGGGTTGGTCACGAGAAGGAGAACAGTATGCAGCAAGCTAGCAGGGAGAGTTGATGAACGAAACTTCATCTTAGCCTTCGTAAACGCTTTGATCCCAACGAACCTTCTATACACACAGATATTCATTATCCAGAACTCGATAACGATGAACAAGCTGAGGGAATACCAGGAGGAATATGTAGCGTTGGAAGAAAAGCATAGGCAAGTCAGCGAAGTGACGCTGGCCCCGGAAAAAAAGGGAATTCTAGGCTGTTACCAAGAACGGTGCACGCAACAAAGGATGAACCCATACAAGGGAAAGGAGATCCTACAGTTTCAGTCCCAGCAAAGCTCGTAG
- the LOC113308169 gene encoding uncharacterized protein LOC113308169 yields the protein MTSISQARAMGIWQAIAAGLLLLLQLLIASASPDLQNPDLEIPPTNSTYPFPALDSTINYLPQWFSQGDVSYVFASSQGNYRYLGKNGKITQEFKANEESSHYLLTFSLQPARTNCDNTTSVTISVPGRSVVVSFSNKFAGGNQSCVATIRQNFFFWLSIRIVWIRVSNTSNTANTNCIILFFS from the exons ATGACTTCTATCTCTCAGGCAAGAGCAATGGGGATATGGCAAGCAATAGCTGCAGGTCTACTTCTCCTTCTTCAACTCCTAATAGCAAGTGCATCTCCAG ATCTGCAAAACCCTGACTTAGAAATACCACCAACAAACTCAACATACCCATTTCCTGCATTGGATTCAACAATCAATTATTTACCACAATGGTTTTCACAAGGAGATGTTAGCTATGTATTCGCATCATCACAGGGAAACTACAGATATTTAGGCAAAAATGGAAAGATTACACAAGAATTCAAGGCAAATGAAGAATCAAGTCATTATTTACTTACATTTAGTCTTCAACCAGCTCGAACAAATTGTGATAATACTACTAGTGTCACCATATCTGTTCCAGGCAGATCAGTGGTTGTCTCTTTCTCAAATAAATTTGCAGGAGGGAATCAAAGCTGTGTTGCAACAATACGTCAAAACTTCTTTTTTTGGCTATCAATACGTATTGTATGGATACGTGTATCAAATACGTCCAATACGGCCAATACCAACTGTATAATCCTTTTTTTCAGTTAA